TCAGTTTTTCGATGAGCCTTGGGGGCCGTTGCAAGGCATACGTTCCGGGTTCCGGGTGGATGTGAAGGAAACCGATGCTGCCTATCTGCTAGAGGCGGATTTGCCGGGCGTCAAAAAAGAGGAGATCAGCCTCACTTATGATGAGCACTATTTGACCATCAGCGCTCGGCGCGGCGAGGAAAAGGAAACAAAAGAAGAAAACTACGTGCGCCGCGAACGCCATGCGGGGCAAGTTCAGCGAAGCTTCTTTATCCGCGATGTGGATGCCACGAAGATTGAAGCGGCCTTTGACGAGGGCGTCCTGAAAGTTACCTTGCCCAAATTGTCACCGACGCCAACGAACAAACAAATTGAGATTCGCTAAAAAGGAACTGGGCCGGAAACAAAGGACGAATAAGAGAACCGGAGTGACCGGAGGGGATGATTGAGGAAACCGTAATTTGTGAAGAATTTGAGCGTTAGGTTTAAATTATGATAATGATAAAGAGCCTTTTGCTTAAAATGGGGCAAGAGGCTCTTTCTTTTGTAATCTTTCAGCGTACCCTCCGATTATGCCAGCAGACGTCGGTTGCAATGCCATCCATGGCGCAACCGACCTTAGGCACCTCACGTGCCGTCACTCTTGTTCAATCTTTAGCTTGTTCCCAGCTTCGCCGAATCTTAACATACTGCAGCAGGAGGGCTGCTTGCGGCTGTGGAAATGAAGTAAGAAGCACTGAAAAGGAGGATGGTTATGCACATTTTGATGGATTTGCATACGCATACGGTGGCCAGCGGCCATGCATACAGTACGATAATGGAAAATGCGAAAGCAGCAGCGGAGAAAGGCTTGGAGGGTCTGGCCATGACGGATCACGGTCCTGCCATGCCGGGAGGCGCTCATCTCTACCATTTTTGGAATTTGACGGCGCTGCCCCAGCAGATCGCAGGCGTGAGGGTGCTGCGCGGCGTGGAGGCTAATATTATCGACAGCCGAGGAGGCCTGGATGTGCCGGCGGATATTTTGGACCGGTTGGATATTGTGTTGGCAGGCTTGCACGGCGGTTGCATTCGTGCTGGAACGACAGCGGACAATACCCGGGCGATGCTGGCGGCGATGGCTAATCCCTGGGTGGACATTATTGTGCATCCGGGAAATGACGAGTTTCTCATCAATCCCGAGGCGGTGGTGGAGGGGGCGGTGCGCTACGGCTGTGCCTTGGAAGTGAACAATGCTTCTTTGAGCTATATTCGCCAAGGCAGCAAACCTTTTTGCAAGCGATTGATTTCGTTGGCTAAAGAACGAGGTGTGCCTTTAGTGGTGGGGACGGATAGTCATTTTGCCGCATCAGTGGGGGAATTCGCCGGTGCTTTGGAGCTGCTGCACAGCTGTGGCGTACCGGAAGAGCAGGTGCTCAATACCTCATGGGAGCGGTTAGAGCAGCATCTGGCTAGGCGGCGGGAAGCGCGGCGCAAGGTGAGGCAGCAGCTGGCCGAAGGCTTTGAAGAATGAGCGCTGGCGGGCGGCAGGAGAGTTCTAACAAAAACGTAACATGGTATTTACAAACTAAGCGACCGACTTTGCTATACTGAAGGCGGTCGCTTTTTATGTTATCGTAAGAAAGTAGGAATTATTCTGATAAAATTGCCAGAAGTCTTCTTCTGGTGACATCGTCGCAACAGTGAGATAATTGAAACAAATCTTTACGTACATAGTAAATACTAATAAGGAGTGTGACGAAACGAATGATGGGTAAAGGATGGAAACGTTTCTTGTTGGCAGGAGCGCTGGCGGCATTTATGGTGGCAGGGTTGCCGGCAACCGATGTAGCGGCCAAAGCGGTAGTTAACGGCTTTGATCTGCAGGCGCACCGCGGCGGGCGAGACGCACGGGCGGAAAACACGCTGTATTCTTTCGCCTATGCGATGGAATTGGGTGTGACAACCTTGGAAATGGATATGCAGCTGACGAAAGACGGCCGTCTAGTCATCAGCCACAATCCGGTTATGAACTGGATGCTGGCGAAAGGCCCAGACGGACAGTATGCTCCTAAGCAAAATCCCCCGGACATCCGCACGATGGATTTGGCGGAAGTGCAGCAATACGACATGGGTGTAATGAATCCCGCAGCAGGCGGGTACTATGACTTGCACGGCAAAACGCAAATTGCCACGCCTGGTGCTCAGATGCCGACGTTAGATCAGGTTTTCGAACTGGCCAATGCGTATGGCAATAAAAAAGTCATCTTTAACATTGAAACCAAATCCTATGCCGATCCGGAAGATCCTTACTATGCCAACAGCCCGGATCCGGACGTATTTGTAGAAAAAGTGTATGAAGTTGTAAAAAAATACAACATGCAAAATCGCGTGACCATTCAGTCCTTTGATTGGCGTACGTTAAAGGCGATGAAAGCCATTGCGCCGGAACTGACGCTGGTGGCGCTGTCTTCCGAGCAGCCAAGTTGGGGTAAGAGCGGTATGTACCTGCGCCTTGGCGAAAAAGCTCCGTCTCCTCATTTAGGCGGCCTGAACATCAATGACTTTAAAGGCGATTATGTAAAAGCTGCTAAGGAAATCGGCGCGGATGTAGTTTCTCCCTACTTTAAAGAATTGTCGCCAGATTTGATTGATGAGGCGCACGCGTTAGGTATGAAAGTGGTTCCCTGGACGGTGAATTCGCCGAAGGATATGGAAATGCTTCTGGCTATGGGCGTAGACGGCATAATCAGTGATCAGCCTTGGGTGCTGCGGGATGTGCTGATTAAAAAAGGCATTGCGGTTCCCGAGCCGACGCTGGCTCCTAAAGGTATGAAGTATTCCACCGGTACGGCCATTAACAAGGTGGAAGTGAAAAAAGCGAAAGGCGGCGCTGATGCGTCTCACTGAGGAGAAAGAGCATGAAAAAAGCATGGATTGCGGCGCTCGCACTGGGCGTCTCGCTGCTGGCCAATGTGGGTATGGCCAAGGAAGCTCCTGTAAAGGATGCTGAGTTTTTGCCCAAATATGACTATACTCTGGTTGGTTCCTTTGAAGTCAAAGGACGCCAAGGCGTTTGCACAGACGGCGAGTTTTACTATGTCAGCGGCAGCAAGGCTCTCTATAAGTACGATAAGAAGGGGAATTTGCTGCAGACTAATGAAACCCCCTTTGAAGGATATTCCATTCCCTCTAATCACATCGGCGATATCGACGTCTTTGACGGAGAAATCTTTGTTAGTGCGGAAAACTTCATGGACGGCGTAGGCAAAGACATTCAGATTGCCATTCATGACGCCAAAACGTTGAAGCTGAAGCGGACCTTCCGTTTCGAGCCTTCCAGCGGCCAGGAAGAAGTATCCGGCATTACGGTAGATCCAGATAAACGCAGCGTTTGGATGTGCTCCTGGGTGGGCGAAGAAAGCGGACGCTATCTCTACGAGTACAGCCTAGATACGGGTAAATTCCTGCGCAAAGTACATCTCCAGCCGGTTCCCCAATGGGTACAAGGCGTTTTCTACTGGAAAGGCAATTTGTATTTGACCGCCGATGACGGCACTGCCGATCTGGATGAGCCGGATCATCTCTATCGGGTGAATATTACCGATAAGTCCTATGCTAGCGTGGTTCTGGAAAAAACCTTCACTGAAGTGAAAAAGCAAGGCGAAATTGAAGGCTTGACCATGGACCCCAAAACCGGTGAATTGCTGGTGCACTTCAACCGCGGCGCCCGCATTGTTTTGGGCATGGGCAAAGGCCTGTACCCTGGATATGACCGGGAAATCTCCGAAGTTTACCGCTATAAAATGACCCCTCATGCAGCTAAATAAGAGCCTATAAAATAACCCCGGCAGGCCTCTGATAAGAGTCTTGCCGGGGTTATTTTTTCTTACTATATCAGAAAGTATAAGCTATTACAGTTAGAAAAGCGAGTGTTAGTAGGCTTAGGCGCTTCTGCACAAACGGCGGCATATCGGCAGTTTCTTAACTCGCTGTGCTCAAACAGGCGAAACTGTGATCCGCCTTAGCCAGCGTTTGCGTCCTGCGGACCGTCTTGCTCCAAAAAGTCTCAAATACAATCATTGCCGCCGTATCCCTCTGTCATACACTCAGATTCTCCTGCTCAATATTCGTCTCATGCCTCAATGCAGCAGGTCCCAGACCTGTTTGCCGATCATGACCGCGGCAACACTGAGAAACAGAGGCCGCACATAGGCTGCGCCCTTGCGGATGGCCAGACGCGTACCCGCTAAAGCACCGAGAATCATAGCGATACCCATCGGTAATGCATACGCATAAGCAATAGAGCCGTACAACGCAAACATAATGACCGAAGCGATGTTGCTGGCAAAGTTGAGCGCTCGGGCATTGCCTGCGGCGGTGACGAAATCAAAGCCGATCATCAGGAAAGCGAACATGAAAAACGAACCAGCGCCAGGTCCAAAAAAACCATCATAAAAACCGATGCTAAAAGCGACAATGCAGCTCAAGATAAACATGCGCCGCGTTAGGCCATGGTAAGTGTTTTCGCTACCCCAGTTTTTGCGAAAGATCGTATAAATGGAGACGCCGATTAGCAGTACAACTACTAAAGGACGCAGAAACTGAGAGGGAATTTGTTGGACCGTGACCACGCCGCAGGCGGCACCGACAAGAGAAAGCCAGAACAAATACTTGACTAGCTTCATGTCGATTTTTCCAGAACGTAAAAAAGAAAGGCTGCTGGTCAAACTGCCCATGCAGCTCGCCATCTTATTAGTACCCAGCGCCATAGTCGGCGGCAGGCCGGTTAAAAGCAGCGCCGGCAAAGAAATAAGGCCGCCGCCGCCGACGACGGAGTCGACGAAAGCGGAGAAGAAGCCGGCGACAACCAGCAGGGCGATTAGATCGCCGCTGGGGAAGTCCATAAAAGCGCCTCCTTAATTAAAGAAACCTCTGCTTTAGGCACAACTCACGGCAACGCGTATCTTTTCGGTCAGACTCTGTCAGAAAACCTCGGCATAGCGCTGCTATGCCTGCGGCTTTCTTCCTAGACTGACAAAAAATCTTATGCTTTGCTAACGTGTTCCTAAAAGCATAGGTTTCTTTTTTTAAAACAGAAAGAACATATATAGTCGTAAAGTAGGTTTTTACTCTTCGATAACAGTGACTTTATTCATGCTGTCGCCGGGGACGATATCATCAATCAAGTCCAGGCCAGCGATGACTTGGCCGAAAACAGTGTGTAAACCGTCCAGATGCGGCTGGGGCTCATAGACGATGAAGAATTGGCTGCCACCGGTGTTTGGGCCGCGATGGGCCATGGACAAAGCGCCGCGTACGTGTTTTTTCGGATTGCCTGCGGTTTCACAGGGAATGGTATAGCCAGGGCCGCCGGTGCCGTTGCCGTTGGGGCAGCCGCCTTGGGCTACAAAGCCGGGAATGACCCGGTGGAAGCTCAGGCCGTCGTAAAAGCCTTCGCTGATGAGCTTGGTGAAGTTGGCTACCGTGCCAGGCGCTTCTTTTTCAAATAATTCAATAGTAATGGTGCCACGATCCATTTCGATAACTGCTTTTTTCATGGAGATATCCCTCTTTTCTTTCGTAATTGTATTCATTATATCATGTATGTCAGGAGTGGTCACTTGCTTTCCGTGTCTATGGTGAAGAAGAAAGTGGCTCCTTGATTGACGTGGCTGTCCGCCCAGATGCGCCCGCCATGACGGTGGATGATGCGGTTGACCGTAGCCAGACCGATGCCGGTGCCGCTGAATTCTTTGGCGTGATGAAGACGCTGGAAAACTCCGAAAAGCTTATGAGCGTAAGCCATATCGAAGCCGGCGCCGTTATCACGGACAAAGAAAGCGATTTCACCTGTATCCTGATCCTGGTGGCAGCCAAATTCGATGTTAGGCTGTGTTGTTTTACCTGTGAATTTCCAGGCGTTTCCTAAGAGGTTGTCCAGGACGATGCGTAAAAGCGGCGTATCTCCTAAAACCATTAAGGACGGCTCAATGCGGATGTCCACCTGACGCTGCGGATCCTGCTGTTGTAACTCCTGTAGTGCTTGAAAAGCCAGCTCGCTTAAGTTTACCTTCTCTAGATTCATTTGCGTGCGGCTGATACGTGCTAGATGGAGCATATCATCAATCAACTGGCCCATGCGTTGGCTGGCGCTGCGCAGTCGCTGCAGGTAGTCGCGACCGGTGTCGTCCAGGCGTTCGCTATAGTCCTCCAAAAGAGCCAGACTGAAGCCGTCGATGCTGCGCAAAGGAGAGCGCAGATCGTGTGAGACAGAGTAGCTGAACGCCTCCAATTCTTGGTTGGCGGCTTCCAGCGCGGCAGTACGCTGGGCGACGCGGTTTTCTAACTCACTGTTTAAGGTGCGGATTTCCTCGTAAGCTATTTCCAACTGCGAAATATCTTTATAAATGATGGAAGCGCCCATGGGATAGTTTTCCGGAGAATACAAGGGGGAAGCGGTCTTGAGTACGGTCAGCAGATGGCCGTCTTTGTGGCGGCGCAGTCCCTTGTTGTGATCTTCTTTCAGTCCTTGATCCAGTTGAGCGGCGCTGCTTTTCCATTCCTCCAGAAGCTCATCAGGGATAATGATGCGCATGGACTGGCCGATGGCTTCTTCGGCCGTGTAGCCGAAAAGCTGTGTTGCGCCGTTGTTCCAACTAGTAATCATGCCTTGCAGGTTGCGGCTGATGATGGCGTCGTCGCTGCTTTCGACGACGAGAGCCAGCTTATGCACGGCTTCTAACTCGCGGCGGCGGCTGACATTGAGATGCCAGAGGGTGAGCACCGCCAGAATCAGCAGGGAAAAAACAATGAAGGTGCTCAATACCAATGACTGGTACTGCTCATAGAAGGATAAGGGCTTATAAAGAAATTCGCTTTCCATCGGCAAAGCGGACGCATTAAAGCGGAAGCGCTGCAACTGGCGGTAATCAAATAAATAGGTACGCGAAGGATCCGTGATGATGGGTAAGTCGGACGCGTGGGCGCCTTGGAGAATTTGCAGCGCCAAAGTAGCTGCCGTTTGTCCTTGGGCATAAGCGCTGAGAACATGGCCGCCGACAACGCCGTGCCCCATATCATGTTCCCAAAGAGTATAAACAGGCGCATTGCTGGCGGCGCTGATGCGGGCAGTGACTGCATCGGACTGATATTGTTTGCCTGCCGCGTCGCGGTGGAAGGGGAGATTTAAGACCATGCTGTCGGTAGAGGCTGCGGCAAGCCGCGCCAAAATATCGGGTAAGGGAAGGTCGTGCAGGTAGGTAATGGTTAATTGACTATTTCGTATATCCGAAGATTGTTCTAGAAGCTGCCGCGCTTGTTGCCCAAAGAGGCTTTGATCGCTAATAACTAGCAGTTCTTTGGCCTGAGGCTGCAGCTTTTGGGCGACAGCGATTGTGCCGGCAATATCCACGTTTTCCATAATGCCAGTGATATTGTCAGAGGGAAGATGGCTTTTCGGCAGAATATTGTTGACGCCGCAAAAGACGATGGGGGCGTCTGGAAAAAGTGTTTGACGATAGGTTTTAGCGAAGAGAAGGGCCTCATCATCGACAGTAATGACGGCGTCATAACGAAACGTTTGGAATTTTTGTCTCCAGAACTGTTCAAGATTGGCAAAGTGAGTCGGTGTGTTGAGACGCTTCGTGTCCATGTATTCGATTTGCACGAGAACATCGTGAGGAACCGTATCTAAAATACCCTGGTTGATGCGATCCGACCAGACAAAACCGGGATGATAAGACTGCAATACCAAGATGCGTTGTTCCGCGGCGGCGGTGGAGGGAAGAACGAAGAGACAGCAAAGAAAAAGAGATAAAATCAAATGTAGACGCATCGGAAAGCCTCCTTATTCAAGATAACGGCGAGACGGATACATGAAATGGATTTTTGCGAAAAAAACCGCTTTCTCTTGTGAAAAGAAAGCGGTTAAAATGATTAATTTGGCAAATGCTTGATCATTAATATTTCGTTGCCTAGGTGGTTATAAGTTAGATGGTCAGTAGCGGCGCGCATCAAATGCAGGCTCATGTTGTCTTCGGGAAGATTCGCCGGAATGCTCTCAAAAGGTGTTTTAGGCGGCAGGCTGCGCAAAATGGTATTACCGGGAAAGCCATCGCCGTAATCGAGAATTCGCACGGAAATATAAGCTTGCCCTAAGAGAGACACACGAATGCGCACCAGGGGATCGCCATAAGTCTGGGTGCTGCTGCGGAGAGCATTTTTCAAAGCTTCGTTGACCGCTACTTCGAATAACGCGCTTTGCAATCCTAGTAAATTTTGCAGTAATTTTTGCAACTGCTGCCGGACAAGAGGCAGATCATCGGTATGATGGACCATAAACAGCATGCTTTCCATGGATTCACTCCTGAGCTTCTTTTTCTCACTGAGCAAAAATTCTCTATGGATTACAACAAATCCTGCTGCGGATCAATTTATTTTCCATAAGTATTTTGCAACCCTCAGTCGTGCCCTCCCTTTACTCCTTATACTCCTGTTTAATTTCCGTTCTCCTCATCCTTCCAAACAGGCGAGCAAGGCCTCTAAGTCAAAGGAAGTTGGGGCTAGGCGGGGCAGCTCGCCTAAGGAGGCATCGGCCATGTTTAGGCCCGGGATGTCCGGCAGGAAGGACCAGACGGGCAGGCCGGTTAAGCGCTTCATGTACGCTACGGTGCTTTCTTCTAGAATGCCTGGCTGAGCTGGCCAGCGATTTAGCAGCAGAGCTGCAGTCTGCAGTCCTTGGCTTTTGGCGTAGGCAGCGGTGAGCAAAGCGGTATTGACGCTGCCCAAGGTAGCCTGGGCGACAATGAGCAAGGGCAGTTGCAATTCTTTAGCCAGGTCGCAGATCAAATACTCTTCGTGTAGAGGCGTAGTCAGACCGCCCGCTCCTTCCACTAAAACCAGATCATGGGCGGCGGATAGTTTACCGATGCGATCGAGCAGCACTGCCGGCTCGATTGCGACCTTTTCCAGTTCTGCTGCAGTGGCTGGAGCCAGGGCTGCTTCTAAGCAATAGGGGTTGACGGTATTGCGCCAGCTCTCATCTAAGCCGGCGGCAGTCATTAAGAGGCTGGCGTCTTCCGAACGCAGTGAGCCATCGGTTTGGCGGACCGCGCCGGATGCGGCCGGTTTGGCTACGCCTACAGAAAAACCCTGTTGACGCAGCGCACAGGTCAAGGCGGCGGTGACTACGGTCTTGCCGACATCGGTGCCTGTAGCGGTAATAAAAAATCCTTTCATATGTAAAACCTCCTGGATGCAGAGTTTGAGAAGAAGACGAATGTTGAACAGGAGCAAAGGGAGTAGATTGAACCGTATTGCTTTTTGCGGACAAGAAGAATGGCTAGTAAAATAAAGCCAGGAGGTGTCCAATGAAAAGCAAACAGTTTGATGCAGAGTTTAAAAAAGACATTGTAAAGCTATACCTGAATGGAAGCCGGAGTTGTGAAAGTTTAGCTAACGAGATAGGTATTCATCAAAATACAGTTTACAAGTGGATTCGCCTGTACAATGAAGATCCAGAGCATGCCTTTCCGGGATCAGGAAACCTAAAACCAGATGAAGACGAGCTGAGAAAAGCCAATCGCCGCATTCACGAATTGGAAAACGAGATTGCTATTTTAAAGCAGGCAGCGGTGTACTTCGCAAAGAACAGCCGGTAAAATATCAGTTCATCCATGATAACCGCTTCAAGTATGCTGTTCTGGAGATATGCCGCGTCGTGGAAGTTTCAAGAAGCGGTTATTATGCTTGGGTAAAAGCTGGGTGCCCTCAAGCGCATGCCAAAGATGCCGTGCTAGTGGCGGCGATTCGCCAAATCGAACGCGAAAATGATGGAAACTACGGTGTTCAAAAAGTGTATGAAGAGCTCCGGGAAGAAAGAAACATTTCTATTGGACGCAGCAAAGTTCAGCGGCTTATGCATGAAAACGGGATTAGAGCACAGATAAAAAGCAAATATAAACCGCAAACAACCAAATCGGATCCTACTGCAAAAGCCTTCCCTAATTTACTGAATCAAAACTTTGACGTTACGGAAGTTAACAAGGTATGGTTAGCCGATATTACGTATATCAAAGTGGGTGGTAAATGGTCGTATGTGGCAGCCGTATTGGACTTGGCTCGACGAAAAATAGTGGGTTGGTCTATTGGCACGCGTCCTACGGCTAGCTTAGCCTGCCAGGCGCTTAAAATAGCGCTGGCGAAGGAAAAACCAACCCGAGGATTGATCCACCACTCAGATCAGGGAAGCCAATATACGTCCAAAGAATATAAGGAACTGCTCACAGAACACCAAATTATTGGTAGTATGAGCCGCAAGGGTAATCCCTACGATAATGCGCCTATGGAATCCTTTTTCCGCTTACTCAAAGTAGAGCACGTTAAGAAACGATCTTTTTCGTCAATGAACCAAGCAGCTACAAGTATTGGGAGTTGGATGGATTACTATAATATACGCAGACGGCATAGCGCATTAGGAGGCATGTCTCCGTTAATGTATGAGGTTCGGAGGAATCAGCCGTTTAACGTGTCCGCGTAATCCAATACGGTTCAGATGGAGGGAACGAGAGAGAAAATGGAAAACAGAAAAAAGTAACTTTCATATTAAATCCGTGCCCCGTTCCCTCCTGCGAACCCTCCCTTTACTCCATCTACTCTTGTTTAATAATTCTTTTGGCAGCTGAGGCGATTTTTTGCGCGGCCTGGCGCAGTTCTTCCGGCTTGTGGGCGGCGCAGACGGTGAGGCGCAGGCGGCTTTCGCCATGAGGAACTGTGGGCGGCCGGATGCCGGAAACCAAAAGGCCTGCTTGTAGGCAAGCTTCCGCCAGGTCCATCGTGGCTGCAGCATCGTAGGTAAGGATGGGGATGATCGGCGTTTCGCCGGGAAGAACTGCTAGGCTGTTTTGCAGCAGTTCTTGGCGCAAAAGGCGCGCATGACTCTGCAGGCGCGTTACCAGCTCAGGCTGTTGCTGCAATTGTTGCAAAGCAGCTGTGGCGGCGGCCACGGTGGCTGGCGCCATGGCGGTGGAAAAGATGAACGAGCGCGCTTTGCTGAGTAGATAGGTAATAAGCGTTTTGCTGCCGCAAACAAAGCCTCCTTCGCTGGCCAAGGCTTTGCTCAAGGTGCCAAGCTGTACGGCGACGCTTCCTTCTAGGCCAAAGTGCGCGGCTGTACCGGTGCCTCCCGGGCCTAAAACGCCGGTAGCGTGGGCGTCATCTAGAATGATTTGCGCAGAGTAACGCTTTCCTAGGCGAACTAGCTCCGGCAGAGGAGCTATGTCGCCGTCCATACTGAAAACGCCGTCGCTGATCAGGCAGCGCTGGCCGGTGCAGGGGGTTTGAACCAGTAGTTCTTCCAGGTGGGCCATGTCGTTGTGGCGGTAGATGACGGTTTTGGCTTTGGACAGGCGGCAGCCATCGATCAGACTGGCGTGGTTGAGGGCGTCGCTGAAAAAGACGTCTTCCTTGCGGCCCAAAGCAGAGAGGACGCCTACGTTGGCAGCGTAGCCGCTGGAAAAAACAAGGGCGTCTTCACTGTGCTTAAAAGCGGCTAATTGTGCTTCCAAGGCTCCGTATAGGGTGTGGCTGCCAGTGGTAAGGCGGGAGCCGCCGGAACCAGTGCCGTACTGCATGGCGGCGGCCGCCGCCGCTTGCTGCACCGCTGGATGATGCGTCAGACCCAGGTAGCTGTTGCCGGCTAGCAGTAGGCAGGGTTGATCATTATAGAGGACATGGGTGGCGTCAATGGCTTCGCAAGTTGAGCGGTGGCGCAGCAAATGTGCGTCGCGTAGCTCATGCAGCGCTTGCTTGAGATGGTTCATGAGGCTTGTCCTTTCTGTGGCCTATTTTGTACTAAAACAGGCTGCTCTTCCAGAAAATGCTGTAAGGCTGCAAGATCGGCGTCGGGGGAGACAAAGAAAGCCCGGCCGCCGTTGGGACTGTTTTTTTCTTTCAAACAGGGAATGCGCATGTAGCCGTGGCGAGGTGAGGCAACATAGCCTGTGGTGTATTCCGGGTCGTCAGACCAGCAAAGTTCCGCCACCATGCCAGGGGCGGCGGCTACCTTGGCAGCCAGCACCATGGCTTCCCGGGGGTGTTCGCCGTCCAGGCCTTGTTGGCGCAGCCAAGGCAGGGCCTCAGATTGGGCGTCTAGGTCCATGCGGGAAACGCGGACGCCGCGGGCGGCTGTGTCATCCAGTCGTTCGCCAGTCGCGGCGGATACGATCATGGCGCCCCGCAGGCTGTCTGGTAGGCTGCTTAGCGCTAAAAGACCCTTAGCGGCCGCTTCTTCGCTGACGCCGGCTTGCTCTAAGGCTTCCAGCGCCAGGCGGCGACTGCCTGCTACGTTGGCGCTTTTCAGGCTGTGCCAAGGCAGAAGAGGAATGGCAAGGCAAGCTGCGGGGGCGACGGCTTCGATGGTGAGGCGGATGAAGTCGGCGTTGCCCCGGCTGTGCTCTAAGGCGCGCTGCACCATGGCCTGCGTAGTTTCGAGGAGAAGTTCCGGCGGAATGAGCCGTTCGGCGCCGGAAATATGGCGGCCGCCGTTTTCATGGGCGCCTCCCTGGGCGGCGCGCATTCTAACGCTGAAATGCATGGCGCACACTCCTCTCACATTGGTTGCGGACCCGGCGCAGAAGCTGCGTCAGCGGCCAAGCGGCGATGGCGGTGTAAACCATGCCGGGCAGAGCGGCGGCCAAAAGCGGCCAGGCGGCCTGTCCCAGGAAAAGCGCCAAGGAAAGACGAGCTG
This genomic window from uncultured Anaeromusa sp. contains:
- a CDS encoding Hsp20/alpha crystallin family protein; this translates as MFGLVPFRRAGGEVGKRLDSLDRMMDQFFDEPWGPLQGIRSGFRVDVKETDAAYLLEADLPGVKKEEISLTYDEHYLTISARRGEEKETKEENYVRRERHAGQVQRSFFIRDVDATKIEAAFDEGVLKVTLPKLSPTPTNKQIEIR
- a CDS encoding phosphatase, with product MHILMDLHTHTVASGHAYSTIMENAKAAAEKGLEGLAMTDHGPAMPGGAHLYHFWNLTALPQQIAGVRVLRGVEANIIDSRGGLDVPADILDRLDIVLAGLHGGCIRAGTTADNTRAMLAAMANPWVDIIVHPGNDEFLINPEAVVEGAVRYGCALEVNNASLSYIRQGSKPFCKRLISLAKERGVPLVVGTDSHFAASVGEFAGALELLHSCGVPEEQVLNTSWERLEQHLARRREARRKVRQQLAEGFEE
- a CDS encoding glycerophosphodiester phosphodiesterase gives rise to the protein MMGKGWKRFLLAGALAAFMVAGLPATDVAAKAVVNGFDLQAHRGGRDARAENTLYSFAYAMELGVTTLEMDMQLTKDGRLVISHNPVMNWMLAKGPDGQYAPKQNPPDIRTMDLAEVQQYDMGVMNPAAGGYYDLHGKTQIATPGAQMPTLDQVFELANAYGNKKVIFNIETKSYADPEDPYYANSPDPDVFVEKVYEVVKKYNMQNRVTIQSFDWRTLKAMKAIAPELTLVALSSEQPSWGKSGMYLRLGEKAPSPHLGGLNINDFKGDYVKAAKEIGADVVSPYFKELSPDLIDEAHALGMKVVPWTVNSPKDMEMLLAMGVDGIISDQPWVLRDVLIKKGIAVPEPTLAPKGMKYSTGTAINKVEVKKAKGGADASH
- a CDS encoding TSUP family transporter, whose protein sequence is MDFPSGDLIALLVVAGFFSAFVDSVVGGGGLISLPALLLTGLPPTMALGTNKMASCMGSLTSSLSFLRSGKIDMKLVKYLFWLSLVGAACGVVTVQQIPSQFLRPLVVVLLIGVSIYTIFRKNWGSENTYHGLTRRMFILSCIVAFSIGFYDGFFGPGAGSFFMFAFLMIGFDFVTAAGNARALNFASNIASVIMFALYGSIAYAYALPMGIAMILGALAGTRLAIRKGAAYVRPLFLSVAAVMIGKQVWDLLH
- a CDS encoding peptidylprolyl isomerase produces the protein MKKAVIEMDRGTITIELFEKEAPGTVANFTKLISEGFYDGLSFHRVIPGFVAQGGCPNGNGTGGPGYTIPCETAGNPKKHVRGALSMAHRGPNTGGSQFFIVYEPQPHLDGLHTVFGQVIAGLDLIDDIVPGDSMNKVTVIEE
- a CDS encoding ABC transporter substrate binding protein; this translates as MRLHLILSLFLCCLFVLPSTAAAEQRILVLQSYHPGFVWSDRINQGILDTVPHDVLVQIEYMDTKRLNTPTHFANLEQFWRQKFQTFRYDAVITVDDEALLFAKTYRQTLFPDAPIVFCGVNNILPKSHLPSDNITGIMENVDIAGTIAVAQKLQPQAKELLVISDQSLFGQQARQLLEQSSDIRNSQLTITYLHDLPLPDILARLAAASTDSMVLNLPFHRDAAGKQYQSDAVTARISAASNAPVYTLWEHDMGHGVVGGHVLSAYAQGQTAATLALQILQGAHASDLPIITDPSRTYLFDYRQLQRFRFNASALPMESEFLYKPLSFYEQYQSLVLSTFIVFSLLILAVLTLWHLNVSRRRELEAVHKLALVVESSDDAIISRNLQGMITSWNNGATQLFGYTAEEAIGQSMRIIIPDELLEEWKSSAAQLDQGLKEDHNKGLRRHKDGHLLTVLKTASPLYSPENYPMGASIIYKDISQLEIAYEEIRTLNSELENRVAQRTAALEAANQELEAFSYSVSHDLRSPLRSIDGFSLALLEDYSERLDDTGRDYLQRLRSASQRMGQLIDDMLHLARISRTQMNLEKVNLSELAFQALQELQQQDPQRQVDIRIEPSLMVLGDTPLLRIVLDNLLGNAWKFTGKTTQPNIEFGCHQDQDTGEIAFFVRDNGAGFDMAYAHKLFGVFQRLHHAKEFSGTGIGLATVNRIIHRHGGRIWADSHVNQGATFFFTIDTESK
- a CDS encoding ATP-binding protein yields the protein MESMLFMVHHTDDLPLVRQQLQKLLQNLLGLQSALFEVAVNEALKNALRSSTQTYGDPLVRIRVSLLGQAYISVRILDYGDGFPGNTILRSLPPKTPFESIPANLPEDNMSLHLMRAATDHLTYNHLGNEILMIKHLPN
- the bioD gene encoding dethiobiotin synthase; the protein is MKGFFITATGTDVGKTVVTAALTCALRQQGFSVGVAKPAASGAVRQTDGSLRSEDASLLMTAAGLDESWRNTVNPYCLEAALAPATAAELEKVAIEPAVLLDRIGKLSAAHDLVLVEGAGGLTTPLHEEYLICDLAKELQLPLLIVAQATLGSVNTALLTAAYAKSQGLQTAALLLNRWPAQPGILEESTVAYMKRLTGLPVWSFLPDIPGLNMADASLGELPRLAPTSFDLEALLACLEG
- a CDS encoding transposase, producing MKSKQFDAEFKKDIVKLYLNGSRSCESLANEIGIHQNTVYKWIRLYNEDPEHAFPGSGNLKPDEDELRKANRRIHELENEIAILKQAAVYFAKNSR
- a CDS encoding IS3 family transposase; the encoded protein is MHDNRFKYAVLEICRVVEVSRSGYYAWVKAGCPQAHAKDAVLVAAIRQIERENDGNYGVQKVYEELREERNISIGRSKVQRLMHENGIRAQIKSKYKPQTTKSDPTAKAFPNLLNQNFDVTEVNKVWLADITYIKVGGKWSYVAAVLDLARRKIVGWSIGTRPTASLACQALKIALAKEKPTRGLIHHSDQGSQYTSKEYKELLTEHQIIGSMSRKGNPYDNAPMESFFRLLKVEHVKKRSFSSMNQAATSIGSWMDYYNIRRRHSALGGMSPLMYEVRRNQPFNVSA